The Vibrio sp. 16 genome segment GGCGCTGCGACAACCACTTCTTCTACCACTGTTTCTTCAACAACCATCACCTCTTGTACTGGCTCTGGTGTTGGCTCTGAGCTACCACCAAACTTAGTACGGAAACCAAGAGTGAATGAGTTCGCGTGGAAAGAAGATACATCGATATCGATGTCGTTGATGTGTTGGTACTCTGCTTGAATGTCGATGTTTTCAAACAGGCTATAGTTCAAACCAACAGCACCAAATAGATTTTCATCATCTTTGTTGCCGTACTTAACAAACGCCGCACCTGCTTTTACAAACAGATCAATGTCTTCGTTCATTGGGAATGAAAGACGTGGTGCAATCGTGTAAGCCGTAAGACCTGCGTCTTTGTAGCCTGCACCCGTTGTTTCACCAAGCGTTTCCAGTCCACCTTCAATGGCAACGTACTCATCCACTTCATAGCCTAGGAATGAACCTAGTGCCCATGAATCTTCATCACATGAGCTAGAAGAAGAAGTACATAAGTTGTTCAACCAAGACACACCCGCTTTTGCGCCTAGGTAGAATTGAGCATTCGCCGACGCCGAAGCTACAAGAAGAGTTGTTGATATTACCGCTGCTAACTTTTTCATTATTATTTCCTTATTGATACGCAAAATATACATTACGTAATTTATCTCACACTCAATAACAAACTGTTACGGTATGAACAGTTAATAAGATATACCTTATCTCATTATTAGTACAAATCGAATGACAACATAATTAACGTTTATCGACAATCCTGTACACATTCTCACTTTTGAAACACAAAACTAGAGCAAGTTGGGAGGTTATTAACTGTTGTATTTTCAATGATGTACTAAATCTGATCTCAACCAAGTAGCCCTTCTCGTTGCTCAACATAATAATCATGCGAATACGCTGGTGGCAGAAACCTCCTTACACCGTAAATAGAACTGCGCGCAAAAAAAAGCCGCAGTATTTACACTGCGGCTCAACCTTATCGGTGTTGTTATGCGTTTGCTTCACGCTCAGCGATGAATTCAAGCGCCATCTTGATACGAGCAACACAACGCTCTTTACCAATCTGCTCCATAACTGCATCAACAGATGGAGACTGACCACCACCCGTTACTGCAACGCGCAATGGCATACCAATTTTACCCATGCCGATTTCTAGCTCTTCACAAACAGCGGCAATAACCCCTTCTTTAATGTTTGCCGTTGTCCACTCTGCTAACGCTTCCGCTTTAGCAAGAGCAAGCTCTAGAGGCTCTTTAGCAACGCCGCGTAGGTGCTTCTTCGCCGCACCGGCTTCAAACTCAGAAAAATCTTCGTAGAAGTAACGAATTTGCTCAGCCAACTCAACAAGAGTGTTACAACGCTCACCAACCAGTTTGATCACTTCTGTAATTGCAGGACCGTTTTCAATATTTAGGTTCTGATTATCTAAATGCCACTGCAAATGCTCTGCAACATATTCTGGTTCTGAGGTCTTGATGTAGTGGTTGTTCAACCAAAGCAACTTGTCGGTGTTAAACGCCGATGCAGATTTAGAAATAGCATTGAGCGTAAACAGATTGATCATTTCTTCGCGAGAGAAGATTTCTTGGTCGCCATGAGACCAACCTAGACGCACTAAGTAGTTATTAAGAGCATTTGGTAGGTAACCTTCATCGCGGTATTGCATCACTGAAACAGCGCCATGGCGCTTAGATAGCTTGGCACCATCATCACCCAAGATCATTGCACAGTGAGCGAAAGTTGGAACCGGAGCACCCAGAGCTTCATAGATGTTGATTTGACGAGGCGTGTTGTTGATGTGGTCTTCACCGCGAACAACATGCGTGATGCCCATATCCCAGTCATCGGCAACAACAACAAAGTTGTAAGTTGGCGCACCGTCGGTACGACGAATGATTAAATCGTCCAGCTGGCTGTTAGATATTTCAATACGACCGCGAATTTGGTCATCAAATACTACGCTGCCTTCTTTCGGGTTACGGAAACGAACCACAAATGCGTCGCCTTCTTTCGCCGCTGCATTTGCCGCCACGACTTTAGGGTGATTAGCATCGTAACGTGGCATTTCTTTCGCCGCTTCTTGCTCTGCGCGGATTTCTTCAAGCAGCTCTTTAGACGCATAACACTTGTATGCTTTGTCTTCAGCGAGCAGCTTGTCAATCATTTCGTTGTAACGGTCAAAACGCTTTGATTGGAAGTAAGGACCTTCATCCCACTCAAGTCCCATCCACTGCATACCTTCAAGGATCGCATCAACCGCTTCCTGAGAGTTACGTTCTAAGTCAGTGTCTTCGATACGTAGAACGAATTCACCGCCTTGAGCTTTAGCGTATAGCCATGAGTAAAGTGCAGTACGCGCACCACCAACGTGAAGGTAGCCTGTTGGGCTAGGAGCAAAACGAGTTTTAACCGTCATGTATAAATACCTTGATTGTCTAGATGACCGCACGCCCTAACTTATCGAGGGCAGTGCCAAAATTGCGCGTTATTTTAGCACCGATATGCAAATCTACAATCAATCGTTGATATGTTTTACCGCCCAAGCGATAAACTCTTGGCGCTGTTGTGGCGACATAGACAAGAAATCACTTTGAAGCGCGCTGGTGGATGCTAACTTGGTCGAACTCGTGTCTGAGTTTAGCGGTTTATCCAACACCACTTGATTTCGAACCGTATTCTCTTGAATCGCCGCTTTGCCACCAGCTTGATTGTAACCAGCGAGCATTTCGTCATAGTCTTTTATCAGCGCGAAAGTCTGATCAAAAATGATGTCCGTTGTGACATCCACCTGTTGACCGTTACGAGTCACTTTTACACTGGGTTGTTTTTCAAAGTTACGAACCGCTCGCTCATCACGAATCGCAAAGGGCGTTTCAAACTTCAACGTTTCGTCATTGGCAGTAAACTTCACTACCATTGGCAATGAATTAAACTTGCTTTTCCCCCCATTGCCATCGACGAGCGCAGTAACTCTTAGTAGTAGTTGGTTCTCTCCGTTGGCAATTTTCAAATCACCTTTTCCACGATTTGGTATCTGGTTGATGTTCTGATTAACCGCCAAAATCTCAACGCGATTATCCGTTTGAATCGTAACTTGAGCGTTGGCCAAACTGGTTACAAAAGCCATCAATACAACAGCTAAACTCTTCTTCATCATTATTTATCTCTCTAGCACAAACGGAAAAAGGCGGACAACATTGCCCGCCAAGTCTTAATCAAATGATTAGAATGTCCACTCAGTACCCACACGGATCATAAGATCATCGTACTCTTTACCCGCTAGTTCAGTGTCGCTGCGGTATGTGCCGCTATGCTGTGCGATACGAACGAAGGTGTAAACAGAATTCATTGAGTAGCCAACTTCACCCGTTACTGTTGTAAAATCAAGTTCTTTATCAGACTTGCTATCTGTGTCGCCAGTTTGGTTTGCGTAACCTAAACGGAAGTTGAAATCACCCATAAAGTAGTTGGTTTGCAAAGAGAATGCGTCGATTTCACGTTCTTCATAAGCGCCACCTTTCTTGTCAGCTTCAAAACCAGCCGTTTTGTATGCACCAGCAACGTTCCAGTTATCCATTAGATTGAATTGGAAGCCACCGAAGAATGCGCTTGTATCACCAATTAGATCAGTATCAAACTCAGTTTCATTTGCCGCTTCGAATGCCGCATGAACTGTGAGTCGGTCGATAGGCGTAACAGAAACAGAGCCACCAACAAACATTGAGTCAGCAGAGTTTGAGCTACCGTTACCACCCGCTAAGCTAAACTTCACCATGTCACCAAACATTGGTGAATCGTAACGTCCCATTTGGCTCTTACGGTCAAAGTTAAAACGCTCGCCAGCTCTCCAACCACGGTCAAATGTTGTCCCCATGTTCGACGCTGAGTACGGCCAATCGACTAGCTCATACATTGGCGTTAACATGCGACCAAAGCGCACTGAACCCCAATCATCACCACGGAAACCCACGAACGTATCACGGTTACCAAGCTTAGCACCGTCATCCAATACCCAGCCCGATTCAATTTGCACGAATGCTTCTAAACTATCATTCATGGTTTTTGCTGCGCGGAAACCTACTCGAGATTCGTTCTCTAGTACCATTCCGTCGCCATCAACTTCTTTACCGGTAGCGTCAAACTTTTTCGCGTTGTAATCCACAGCTGAAATAGACACTACACCGTACACTTCTACGTTTGCATCGTTTGGATCACCAATCATATATGCATGCGCAGTACCAGCGGCCATGGTAGTTGCTGCAATCACTGCGCCTAGTAGAGTCTTTTTGAAATGAGACATAAGATTTAACCCCTATTTAAGAATTTTAATTTCCTTTCCCTTGTAAAATCGCTAACTCACTGATTTTGCAGGGGACTATTTATGGACGGGGAGAATGTTGGCAAACTTTTTTCGCGTTAAGAAATCAAAGCAAAAATAGTCTGCTCTAGTTCAAAATCAAAAAAGAACAATAAACAAAAAACCTTTATATACAGATAGTTAGGAGGATTTATTTTTTCGACAAAAACGTCAATTTAGATTACTAGCGATTAAATAAGCACGCAGTCAGACGAATTCGTTATGGCGATCACGCAACTTTTTTGTTGTTTTACGGAACTTTAGAAAACACAGAATAAATCTTTGAAATTGCTCGCATAAAAATAAGTCAACTCTTTCACAGCTTGAAGCAAAATTGACGTTTTTAATGGAGGAACTGAATACTTGACCTTCCCCTTGCGGTAAGGTTTATTCTCAGTAAACGTTGATGGTTTAGAGAATAAAATTATGCTTCGATTTGATATTCCGCTGCATGGGCTCAACTGTATGGGCTGCGCCAGAAAAGTAGAGAAGGCTTTGGTTGAACAACATAAAGCAGTGATCACCGATCTCTCCCCTCATCGAGTCGAGTTTGAAAGTGACAGCTCGTTTGATGAGGTGAATCAATCGATTGAAGCCCTATCCTATCGTTCTGGCTATCACCACCACCTTTCTTTAAGTGGCCTCAACTGCGGTAAGTGTGTTGCCAAGCTTGAGGCCGCGCTCTGTGAACACCCGCTCGTGGCTACATTCTCTGCAAACAAAACGGAGCTGACCCTTCACACCGCCTTGACTCAATCAGATGTCATTGAGTTGGTTAAACAGTTAGGCTATCAGGCACAGCAATGGGAAGAGACTATAGAGGAAGAACAACACGTCGCGATCGATTCCTCTTCTTCTACCTATTCTGAAGAGACCTCACCGGAAGCACAGAACACATTCACAACCCACCTGCTTATCAATGGGATGACCTGCGCTAGTTGTGTCGCATCGGTCGAAAAAGCATTGCTGGCCGTAGACGGTGTGACCAAAGCGCAGATAAACCTCGCAGAGCAAAGTGCTTTGGTAATGGCAACTCGTCGCAGTGAGGAACTGAACGCGCAGTTGATCACCTCAGTGACACTCGCCGGCTATCAAGCCGAAATCATTGAAGATCTAGATGTACAGCAGCAAAAGCAGATAGAACAGCAAGAAGCGTTAAAAACCCACCACAAAAAGAATGCCTGGCATGGCATGCTGATCGGCGCCCCACTGATGCTATGGGGAGTGTTCGGTGGCAATATGATGATCCGCAATAGTCAGGATCAATTCGCTTGGGCAATCGTCGGGGTTGTTTGCCTATGGTTGCTGGCAACGGCAGGACGTAGCTTTTTTACTAACGCTTGGCAAGCTCTGACCCACAAGCGCGCAACGATGGACACTCTGGTTGCATTGGGTACTGGAGCAGCTTGGCTATTTTCTATGTTGGTCGTGCTCGTCCCAAGTTGGTTCCCAGCATCATCACGCCATGTCTATTTTGAAGCCAGTGCGATGATCGTTGGTCTCATCTCTCTAGGCCACTATATTGAAGCGAAAGCAAAAGCGAAAACCACGCAGTCATTGCAAGCGCTGATTAACCTTCAATCTAATGAAGCGACAGTCGTCACCGAAAACGGAGATGCTGTCATTTCGATCAAAAATATTACCGCAGGAATGATGTTGCGCATTAAGCCCGGCGAGAAAGTACCTGTCGATGGCACAGTTGTGTCTGGCGAGTCATACGTTGATGAATCGATGCTGACAGGAGAACCGATTCCTTGCCATAAAGACAAAGGGCAGTTCGTCTCTGCGGGAACCATTAACCAAGATGGAACACTACTTATAGAAGCAAACAGTGTCGGCAGTAGCACCATGCTATCTCGAATCATTTCAATGGTGAGAGAAGCACAAAGCAGTAAACCTGCCATCGCTAAGCTGGCAGACCAAATCTCTTCAATCTTTGTACCTGTCGTCGTTGCCATCGCTTTGGTATCAGCGGCCATTTGGTATTTTGTCGGTCCTGATCCGAAAGCCAGCTATATGCTTGTCGTCGCAACAACCGTATTGATCATCGCATGCCCATGCGCCCTAGGATTGGCAACACCACTGTCGGTGACCGTCGGTGTGGGCAAAGCGGCCGAGTTAGGAATTTTAATCAAAGATGCTGATGTCCTTCAGTCCGCAAGCCAAATCAATACTGTGGTATTCGATAAAACAGGGACATTGACGCAAGGAAAGCCGACGGTTCAACATGTCTTTGCTACTAACAATGACAGTGAGTGGTTACTCTCACTCGCAGGCTCACTGGAAAGACACTCCGAGCACCCTCTAGCGAAAGCGATCGTCCACGAAGCAACGAGTAGAAACCTTCAATTTGAGGAAGTCGATAACTTTCACAACCTGCGCGGTAAAGGCGTTATGGCTCAACTAAAAGGTCAGAAGTTGTCGGCGGTATCTTTACCGGTGGCACAGCAACAGGGTTGGGATTTAACTCAATGTGAGACATCCATTGTCGAGTGCAACTCGAAAGCCTGGACACCAATCATTGTTTCCTTAGATGAGCAGGTCCTTGGATTGATCGCAATTTCAGATCCAATCAAAGAGGACGCGGCAGCTGCAATCCAAGCATTGAAAAGCATCCAGATAACGCCTGTGATGCTGACAGGCGACAATCACCACGTTGCAACTGCGATAGCCAATCAGTTAGGGATTGAGCAAGTGATCTCGCAAGTATTACCTGATGAGAAAGCGCAGCATATCGCTGATTTACAAGCACAAGGTAAGCGTGTTGCTATGATCGGCGACGGTGTCAACGATGCACCAGCCTTGGCGTTGGCCGATATCGGTATCGCAATGGGAAGCGGAAGTGACGTCGCCATTGAAAGCGCACAGATGACTCTGCTCAACTCTTCACCATTTGCTGTGGTCAATGCGATTGAATTATCAAAAGCCACGGTGAAAAACATGAAACAAAACTTGTTTGGCGCCTTTGTTTATAACTCCCTTGGCATCCCTGTCGCTGCAGGTGTGCTTTACCCAGCGTTTGGCTTTTTACTTAGCCCCGTTGTCGCTGGAGCTGCCATGGCAATGTCTTCGATTACCGTTGTCAGCAATGCAAATCGTCTAAGATTATTTAAAGCGTCTTCTCGCTTGTAGAGGTTACTATGAAAAGAAAACTAATTGCTCTTACCACTCTTGCTCTAATGTCTGGCCACGTTCTCGCGGCCGATGTGCTCAACCATAAGTCTCCGTACTGCGGTTGCTGTACTGAGTGGACAAAACATATGCAAGAAGCTGGGTTTAATGTCGAAGAAAAACTGCATGAAAACATGAACCCTATTAAACAGAATTTAGGGGTAAAACCGGAACTGGCGTCTTGCCATACAGCCGAAATTAATGGCTTTGTGTTTGAAGGCCATATTCCAGCAGACGATATCAAAGCTTTCCTCGACAACCCGCCGAAAAATGCAAAAGGCTTGGCGGTACCCGGAATGCCAATGGGATCACCGGGTATGGAGTACGGAGATAAGAAAGACGAGTACTCTGTCTACGCATTCAATGAGAAAGGCCAAGTCTTTGAGTATCGCCACTACAAAGGGAACTAACAGCAAAGCCCAGCGTGACTGCTGGGCTTTTTGTTAAAGGACAGTATTAAAGTTCTTTAGAAGCCGTATGAAGCACCGAAAACAAAAGCATTGTTGTCATTGTCTGCTTGATTGCGGTACTCAAAATACGGTTGGACACCTTTACGCGTCCATGTTGCGCGAAGCTCGTGGTCCATAACGGACGCGTCAATCATGTAAACGTTATTGTAGCTAAGCGCCAGCTCTTCATTCACCGTGTAAGCAATGCGGTTGTCCATGCGGAAATCAGTATCGTTATCCGCATTCGTTGCATCGATATGAGCACGGGTACGGTTGCTAATCGATAGACCGTTGTCAAAGTTGTAGCCAATTTTAACTAGCGGGCGGTATTGAACACTCTCACCTTCAGACAAGAGATGCTGGTAACCTGCTGCTACCCACAAGTTATCGGTAATATTGTACGACTGCTCACCACCAATGGTGACATAAGCGCTCGAAGAGCTACCATTGGTGTAAATTGGGTTGTCGGCTGTGCCCACATTTTCACGCTCAGTTGATAAGTCCCCTAACTGAATGCCATCGAATTCGGTGTAAACCGTAAAACCACCAATCGAGTTATCAAACGTATGACCTGCTTCTAATGTAGATGTCACATCTGAGCCATGAAGATCATCGGAATGAAACTGTACGTTACCTGTTACATATGAAGAACCCGCGAATGCAGTAGAAGCGAAAGCAAGAGAAAGCGCACTTAAAGTAAATAGTTTTTTCATGAAAATCTGCCTTAATCATTAAAGTTAGCCGCGGTTCTTATTTGGGTAATTCATCACCTCGGACCGCAAAGAAGAGTTGCCTCCCTGGCTTGATGGGTATCTTGGCGGATTAAATTTACGATAAAAAATAAATCAAAACTTTGTGCGATCTGCTTCACTGTCAAAAATAAAAAACTAATTTAACACCTATAATTCACTCACTTAAAAACTCCTAAATAAACCTATAGTGATTCGAGTCACGCATTTAGGTGGTTAGTGATCAAAATTCGTTATCTGCGGCACACCGAATTTAGCTTTCACTTAATTTTCAATAATAATAATTCGATCTCGATCACTGAATAATCACGTCTATCAATAGCTGATTTGGCGCGTTAATTTGGACTTGGACAAACATTTCAACGTATCTAGACGGCTCAATAACAAAAAAAGCTGCCTTTTAGGCAGCTTCTCGTTGATAACAATAGAATTAGCGAGAGACTAAATCTGACATCATCTCAATATGTCGGTCATCATCATTCAGACATGGAATATAAGTAAAGCGCTCGCCACCATGTTCGGTAAAAATCTCCAAACATTGTTCCGAAATCTCTTCTAGCGTTTCTAAGCAGTCCGAAGAAAATGCTGGCGCCATGATATCGAGCTTCTTAACGCCTTTGGCAGGAAGCTTCTCCAGTGTTTTATCTGTATAAGGCTGCAACCACTCTTCTCGTCCAAAACGTGACTGGTAGGTCATACCAATTTGTTCACTGCTTAGACCTAGCTCTTTCCCGAGTAGCTCCGTCGTGCGCTCACAGTGCTGAGGGTAAATATCACCGTTGTCAGCATAGCGCTTCGGAATACCATGATAAGAGCACAGCAAGTAATCCCCTTGGCCATTTTTCTCCCACGAACGCTTTACGCTCTCCGCCAGTGCCTTGATGTATAAAGGATGGTCGTGATAGTCACGAACAAAACGGTATTGAGGCATAACCGGAATGGCCTTGAACGCTTTGGTTAAACCATCGGAAACCGCAGCCGTGGTTGTTCCAGAATATTGCGGGTAGAGTGGCAATACCGTGATTTCCTCTACGCCGCGCGCAAGCAAAGCTTCTACGCCAGTCTGCAAACTTGGACTTCCGTAAGTCATCCCAAGCTCAACAGGTATATCGAGTTGCTTTTCTAGCTTACTAGCCTGACGTTGGGAATAAACCATCAAAGGAGAACCCTCGTCCATCCAAACCGTTTGGTACAGTTTCGCAACTTTTGGTGAGCGTATTGGCAATATCACTCCGTGCAGAATCGGACACCACAACCAACGAGTCATATCAACCACACGATGGTCATGCAAAAACTGACTTAAAAAGCGTTTCACTGCAGGAGCTGTAGGTTCATCTGGCGTGCCTAAATTGACCAACAGCACACCTTGTTTTTTATTGTTCTGCATAACTTCCTATCTACACTTAAATGGTTCTTTACGGAAAGAAGATCGTTAAAGATCAACCTAATAAGCAAAAAAAAGCGACCCTATTGGGCCGCCTTCACTATAACAAATTTTCAAAAATCGCGGATAGCAATTTATGCTAGTGCTTTCTCGATATCTGCACTAACTTCTGCAACTTGCTTAGTGCCGTCAAATTTCAAGTACTTGGTGTTGCCTGCTTCTGCTTCTTTACCGTAGTAGTTGATAAGTGGAGCAGTTTGCTCGTGGTATACACCTAGACGAGCGCGAACAGTTTCTTCTTTGTCGTCATCACGAACAACAAGATCTTCGCCAGTCACGTCATCTTTACCTTCCACTTTAGGTGGGTTGTAAACAATGTGGTAAGTACGGCCTGAAGCCAAGTGAGCACGACGACCCGCCATACGCTCAACAATCACGTCATCAGCGACATCGAATTCAATCACGTAGTCTACATCAACGCCCATCTCTTTTAGACCATCAGCCTGAGGGATTGTGCGTGGGAAGCCATCTAGCAAGAAACCTTTTTCACAGTCATCTTGAGCAATACGCTCTTTGATTAGACCAAGGATAATTTCATCAGAAACTAGCTGACCAGCATCGATTACAGCTTTAGCTTGTTTGCCAAGTTCTGTACCTGCTTTGATAGCAGCACGCAGCATGTCACCAGTAGAGATTTGCGGAATACCGTATTTTTCCATGATGAAATTAGCTTGTGTGCCTTTACCTGCACCTGGAGCACCTAGAAGAATGATGCGCATGTTGAATCCTCTTAAGAAAATGATGATTTATACCGAAGCTCACTATGACTGACTTTGTCACGCTTCAAGGTAAGTTTCGGTATAACGGTTCAAACGTTTAACAATAAAACAGGCGTGCACATTACACGCCCGTTCGCTTCGTTTCAAGATTGCATTCTATCATACAATACTTTGTCGAAGCGTGAATTTAGACTAAAGAATGCTTAA includes the following:
- a CDS encoding OmpA family protein, coding for MKKLAAVISTTLLVASASANAQFYLGAKAGVSWLNNLCTSSSSSCDEDSWALGSFLGYEVDEYVAIEGGLETLGETTGAGYKDAGLTAYTIAPRLSFPMNEDIDLFVKAGAAFVKYGNKDDENLFGAVGLNYSLFENIDIQAEYQHINDIDIDVSSFHANSFTLGFRTKFGGSSEPTPEPVQEVMVVEETVVEEVVVAAPVMKSFNTQLVGSGNFELNSSKLKPESTQKLNELVAFMNQYPQSTVEVVGYTDSTGAAAYNQKLSEKRAQAVANELEAQGIDASRITVSGQGENNPVASNETKEGRMMNRRVEMTVPGFEYEEK
- the gltX gene encoding glutamate--tRNA ligase; protein product: MTVKTRFAPSPTGYLHVGGARTALYSWLYAKAQGGEFVLRIEDTDLERNSQEAVDAILEGMQWMGLEWDEGPYFQSKRFDRYNEMIDKLLAEDKAYKCYASKELLEEIRAEQEAAKEMPRYDANHPKVVAANAAAKEGDAFVVRFRNPKEGSVVFDDQIRGRIEISNSQLDDLIIRRTDGAPTYNFVVVADDWDMGITHVVRGEDHINNTPRQINIYEALGAPVPTFAHCAMILGDDGAKLSKRHGAVSVMQYRDEGYLPNALNNYLVRLGWSHGDQEIFSREEMINLFTLNAISKSASAFNTDKLLWLNNHYIKTSEPEYVAEHLQWHLDNQNLNIENGPAITEVIKLVGERCNTLVELAEQIRYFYEDFSEFEAGAAKKHLRGVAKEPLELALAKAEALAEWTTANIKEGVIAAVCEELEIGMGKIGMPLRVAVTGGGQSPSVDAVMEQIGKERCVARIKMALEFIAEREANA
- a CDS encoding DUF2057 family protein; the encoded protein is MMKKSLAVVLMAFVTSLANAQVTIQTDNRVEILAVNQNINQIPNRGKGDLKIANGENQLLLRVTALVDGNGGKSKFNSLPMVVKFTANDETLKFETPFAIRDERAVRNFEKQPSVKVTRNGQQVDVTTDIIFDQTFALIKDYDEMLAGYNQAGGKAAIQENTVRNQVVLDKPLNSDTSSTKLASTSALQSDFLSMSPQQRQEFIAWAVKHIND
- a CDS encoding porin, giving the protein MSHFKKTLLGAVIAATTMAAGTAHAYMIGDPNDANVEVYGVVSISAVDYNAKKFDATGKEVDGDGMVLENESRVGFRAAKTMNDSLEAFVQIESGWVLDDGAKLGNRDTFVGFRGDDWGSVRFGRMLTPMYELVDWPYSASNMGTTFDRGWRAGERFNFDRKSQMGRYDSPMFGDMVKFSLAGGNGSSNSADSMFVGGSVSVTPIDRLTVHAAFEAANETEFDTDLIGDTSAFFGGFQFNLMDNWNVAGAYKTAGFEADKKGGAYEEREIDAFSLQTNYFMGDFNFRLGYANQTGDTDSKSDKELDFTTVTGEVGYSMNSVYTFVRIAQHSGTYRSDTELAGKEYDDLMIRVGTEWTF
- a CDS encoding heavy metal translocating P-type ATPase, which encodes MLRFDIPLHGLNCMGCARKVEKALVEQHKAVITDLSPHRVEFESDSSFDEVNQSIEALSYRSGYHHHLSLSGLNCGKCVAKLEAALCEHPLVATFSANKTELTLHTALTQSDVIELVKQLGYQAQQWEETIEEEQHVAIDSSSSTYSEETSPEAQNTFTTHLLINGMTCASCVASVEKALLAVDGVTKAQINLAEQSALVMATRRSEELNAQLITSVTLAGYQAEIIEDLDVQQQKQIEQQEALKTHHKKNAWHGMLIGAPLMLWGVFGGNMMIRNSQDQFAWAIVGVVCLWLLATAGRSFFTNAWQALTHKRATMDTLVALGTGAAWLFSMLVVLVPSWFPASSRHVYFEASAMIVGLISLGHYIEAKAKAKTTQSLQALINLQSNEATVVTENGDAVISIKNITAGMMLRIKPGEKVPVDGTVVSGESYVDESMLTGEPIPCHKDKGQFVSAGTINQDGTLLIEANSVGSSTMLSRIISMVREAQSSKPAIAKLADQISSIFVPVVVAIALVSAAIWYFVGPDPKASYMLVVATTVLIIACPCALGLATPLSVTVGVGKAAELGILIKDADVLQSASQINTVVFDKTGTLTQGKPTVQHVFATNNDSEWLLSLAGSLERHSEHPLAKAIVHEATSRNLQFEEVDNFHNLRGKGVMAQLKGQKLSAVSLPVAQQQGWDLTQCETSIVECNSKAWTPIIVSLDEQVLGLIAISDPIKEDAAAAIQALKSIQITPVMLTGDNHHVATAIANQLGIEQVISQVLPDEKAQHIADLQAQGKRVAMIGDGVNDAPALALADIGIAMGSGSDVAIESAQMTLLNSSPFAVVNAIELSKATVKNMKQNLFGAFVYNSLGIPVAAGVLYPAFGFLLSPVVAGAAMAMSSITVVSNANRLRLFKASSRL
- a CDS encoding DUF411 domain-containing protein, with amino-acid sequence MKRKLIALTTLALMSGHVLAADVLNHKSPYCGCCTEWTKHMQEAGFNVEEKLHENMNPIKQNLGVKPELASCHTAEINGFVFEGHIPADDIKAFLDNPPKNAKGLAVPGMPMGSPGMEYGDKKDEYSVYAFNEKGQVFEYRHYKGN
- a CDS encoding oligogalacturonate-specific porin KdgM family protein; translation: MKKLFTLSALSLAFASTAFAGSSYVTGNVQFHSDDLHGSDVTSTLEAGHTFDNSIGGFTVYTEFDGIQLGDLSTERENVGTADNPIYTNGSSSSAYVTIGGEQSYNITDNLWVAAGYQHLLSEGESVQYRPLVKIGYNFDNGLSISNRTRAHIDATNADNDTDFRMDNRIAYTVNEELALSYNNVYMIDASVMDHELRATWTRKGVQPYFEYRNQADNDNNAFVFGASYGF
- the hemH gene encoding ferrochelatase, yielding MQNNKKQGVLLVNLGTPDEPTAPAVKRFLSQFLHDHRVVDMTRWLWCPILHGVILPIRSPKVAKLYQTVWMDEGSPLMVYSQRQASKLEKQLDIPVELGMTYGSPSLQTGVEALLARGVEEITVLPLYPQYSGTTTAAVSDGLTKAFKAIPVMPQYRFVRDYHDHPLYIKALAESVKRSWEKNGQGDYLLCSYHGIPKRYADNGDIYPQHCERTTELLGKELGLSSEQIGMTYQSRFGREEWLQPYTDKTLEKLPAKGVKKLDIMAPAFSSDCLETLEEISEQCLEIFTEHGGERFTYIPCLNDDDRHIEMMSDLVSR
- the adk gene encoding adenylate kinase; the encoded protein is MRIILLGAPGAGKGTQANFIMEKYGIPQISTGDMLRAAIKAGTELGKQAKAVIDAGQLVSDEIILGLIKERIAQDDCEKGFLLDGFPRTIPQADGLKEMGVDVDYVIEFDVADDVIVERMAGRRAHLASGRTYHIVYNPPKVEGKDDVTGEDLVVRDDDKEETVRARLGVYHEQTAPLINYYGKEAEAGNTKYLKFDGTKQVAEVSADIEKALA